In Lactuca sativa cultivar Salinas chromosome 5, Lsat_Salinas_v11, whole genome shotgun sequence, the DNA window cgaattttataaaacatgtttttttaGGTTTGACTTTGTGTTTGGATGATGATCATCATCTACAACTCTTTAAGAGTCGACATCAGATATGCTCATCAGGCTTCCGAGTCTAACAGTTGTATTTTGACATTGCTTGGATTAATGATTCGTGGAAAAAAAAACCGATAGAGGAAAACAAGGACTTTTAGAATGTCAGTTTATGTAGTGGTTACATTTTGAAATTATATTTTTGAGATTAATTATTACGCCAACACATTTTTTTACTATTATTTTGTACTTTGGACCTTAATTCCGTAATTTTTTAAACATTCGACTTTTATGAACATTACTTAAACTTGGTGTATAAACTATTATAAAATCACTCATGCGAGGCATATTACAATAAAATCCGGGTTGAGTTTATTTTTCGATTATTATGCTAGCCCCGTTATATGTTCTTTTAACGTTATTCTGATATGTTCTTTTAACATATTGTGAaactttgttttttgaaaaaatctTTAAAAGTAAATTATTTAGGTGGATATAAATATGCTCCATTTTGTAAGTTGATAAAGTTGATACGTGTTATTTTAATTCACTGATTTGATTAAGCACCATATAAATATGGGCTTGTTTAAGGTTTTGGGCCTGAGGTCataacaaatatgaaaaatacaACAATTACTTACTTTGTCAATTTTGTCGATCCATGATTTTTTTTATAGGGATAATAATTTAAAaagataatatattttttgatttatatatatttggtcattaagtttttttttctaaattttacCCTTTGAACTTGTTAAAATGtatacattcagtccttatgacttGCTACTCCAGGTTAACCGATAAAAATGACTTAACAGAGTACTATATTTTTCactttgtatacatttagtccataatatttttgtacacatttaatacttaatatttttttgttgcaaaataagaaatttttgtttttgtattaatttagtacttatgaatgatttctttagctTTTTTCTCACAACATCTTACGTGAGCTTTTGATGCTTATGTCCATAACGATCTCGACTACTTTGTTGCTTAGGTCATGTGTTTTGAATCTTTACCTTCTTCATACGATCTCAgattttaatgatttttatatCTATGCGTTCGTATTtcagtctactacaactttcgtttagattattccagttaaaaagtaatatatgtttacttacgatctttatatccatacgttTCTTATGAATGCACATATGGATGTTTTCATTTATAAAattgtaaataaaaatatattacattttaacggGAGTAATTTTAACGAAATTTGTAGTAGACTCAAAAAAcgaacatgtggatataaagatcgttaaaatctgaTATCGTACGAAGAAGTTATGCCATTCAGAACACAAGACATAAGCCAAACCACAAGACCTACATAACCAAGCAGTTGAGATCGCGATGAACATAAGCATCAACAGCCCCAAACACCTCATCAATGATTGTCTCATGTAAGATATCatgagaaaaatataaaaaaatcattcGTAAGTACTGAATTAATAcaaaaaaatgacttattttgaaaaaaaaaacactaacgattaaatgtgtacaaaaatattattgactaaatgtatacaaaatgagaaatatattattctattaaatcatttttcttggcTACCCTGGAGTAACCAGTCATAAGTATtcaatgtgtacagtttaacaagttgaagggctaaatgtggacgaaaaaaagaCCTAgtgactaaatgtatacaaatcgaaaaatatattacccttttaaatcATTATCCCTTCTTTAAATTTGTCTTTCCTTTTCCTACATGGATTGCATCATAATTTATATAGAATCCACTTAATAACATAAAATTACAATTATGTTTCTAACTTCTAAGTTTAGGATGGATGATAATGTTTCATGAATAGTTAAAGGTCAACATTATCGAATGATTACAAAATCATCAAATCTAAATTCGTGCTATTGATAGTAGTATGCCTTAGAGTCATGGATATCATATCTTCATTGTCATCATCTCGAGGCAACAACATATTAGTGTTCAGAGCAGTATAAATCATCAGAATACATGACACTGATACCGAAAGTCCTGAAAGAACAAGCATAAGCAAATGAGCAACGTTACTCTTCATTTCTTGTGCATACTCGGTTGATGCCAGTGCCAACACTGTTAATGGGTATGAATACGCCCACCATACCACATTAAATTTTCTCATTGATTTCTTGAACAAAGATGGTCTTGATACCTAATAAACCAAAATCAAGATTCAAGAATTTTAGTATTCCAACTTACAAAGTATGTTATTGTATATATAACATTGAACTTAAATAAGTTATCAAAGTAATTTTGGTTAATTTAGGCTTTGAAACATATGTCACTTATACCAATAAGTAGGCTGTTGATCTTTTAAGAGAATGGATTTACTATAAAATTAAAAAAGGGCATTAAAGAAAACCACTATGCCACCTTACAAAGTATGTTATTGTATATATAGTGccgttttatttgaaaattaagAAAAGATTTAACCATACTAAAAGTAATATCACTTAAAAGCAGATTTAATATCTTTTAGTTCGTACTATGTACGAATGAATTATAGGATGTCCCACAGGATTCTAAAAGAAAGAATAAAACTTCTGAGTTTGTATATTATTGATAACAGTTTTGCTTGACACTTATATGAAATACTTTtttatatgataaaaatttaaaaatagcaGACCAAACATTTGTTACCAAAGAAAATAAGTAAATTAGAatcgattttttttaaattgcaaTATTTTGGTATAAATGTATATAATATTTGCACTTACCAGAGATaggaagagaaagagagaaagataaAAAAGCATTTTTGAAGAACAATCAAATCTCCCAGAAATGGAGTCCCAAGCTAAGCTCGCCATGCTCGGAGCAGCGATGAACAAGAACATAACCGGCCGGAGCATCGCCGGCATGCAGCTATTCCCCGATAATCTTTGATAAAGTGTCACAAAAAGCACGAGATAATGTATGATTCCCAACGTAAACATGATTATGGCACTCTCTCTCCATCCCATCTGCGCTGCTGCTCGTGCTCCCACAAAGTTTCCGATCACCGAAAGTTGGCTTGCCGGATTCGCCGCCGTTGACAGAAACCTCTTCCCTTTCGTGAACCACTGCCCGTATATTTTTACGTCAAGAATGAATATCGGAAGAACAAACACCCACCAAAGAAAAAGATAATACACAGTTTTTGGATCGAAGAATGGCGACGTTTGGAGCAAAAGCAGCCATGAAATCCATGGAGCAAAAAGGTAATTCACACTGATATGGTTTAGGTATTCGTTTTTAACCATGTCGGATAGTAAAGCACATCGTAAAATATATAAGATCGAGAGGGATACAAGAATAAGCAACGATAAGAACCACAGCAGGAGGAATGCAGCGGAGGGCATTGCTCCCAGCATTCTCCGGTAAGCATGGGCGTTTTCCGGTGGCTCGCCTAGAGTTTTCCAGAGTAGGGTTTGACAGCAGAGCGAAAGACTTATACGAAAGTAACCTGCATGGAACCTCGCTATGATCGGAAATACCATCGCTT includes these proteins:
- the LOC111893363 gene encoding S-type anion channel SLAH4, producing the protein MFILLLYIYALPPSQKNKTCIVLLTKKTCNTHTPDTTMVTATTQEKPGQQTTPPPAHVELMIDSTVISHGGATHDGIWIVIKAMVFPIIARFHAGYFRISLSLCCQTLLWKTLGEPPENAHAYRRMLGAMPSAAFLLLWFLSLLILVSLSILYILRCALLSDMVKNEYLNHISVNYLFAPWISWLLLLQTSPFFDPKTVYYLFLWWVFVLPIFILDVKIYGQWFTKGKRFLSTAANPASQLSVIGNFVGARAAAQMGWRESAIIMFTLGIIHYLVLFVTLYQRLSGNSCMPAMLRPVMFLFIAAPSMASLAWDSISGRFDCSSKMLFYLSLFLFLSLVSRPSLFKKSMRKFNVVWWAYSYPLTVLALASTEYAQEMKSNVAHLLMLVLSGLSVSVSCILMIYTALNTNMLLPRDDDNEDMISMTLRHTTINSTNLDLMIL